One stretch of Daphnia pulicaria isolate SC F1-1A chromosome 6, SC_F0-13Bv2, whole genome shotgun sequence DNA includes these proteins:
- the LOC124342645 gene encoding uncharacterized protein LOC124342645 has protein sequence MEFYWLWVPLVLLHVIVTPVCRALVPEISLKSNNHVHPAAKSSVTIGNDVISETRTLGGVGKWPTLNITRVRTSSSSTTTKLAIDDESRRNFGDPDPSSAGLSYTIHHLDTNSNPSAGGPGSQRRKKKKTRNKWNHHSPSSKFGIAAAAAKTTPAGQPFWTRNDILESPTTKPPPTYSDQMMTPSTCQSLTSTCPPYRLLERRKEYDVRWYPSRKWASAIVMTEDDRLLAVWEGLAKLQEYFNGYNEPQIAMNLTFPLLTQVKRGKHPGILNQELRDITLSVPIPSRHQINPPSPNSADVLLDTVESSTVFVQSFRARLWDLTDRALRHRADRFMTALRSHGEAFHDRYYYLAAFTKPDNTDNNVYEMWIHATRLRDPGRVQPVIKSRDPPLSKVTLRTRKRLCRGVECPSFDVLRVYKFGIQKRRYFDTVLIQAGTNECEFNSLSVWRGFMPLHLYKHGINSHWEVLEATRPIGIVHVVDRLTANQSLTSGIDQRLGQLRYNNNNTTRTSAAADSSVSFDCKHNLTVSLYLPRRLHSNPPSAGLGAPPVKINRVNDLIVYVQTVGGSILDPVRSTIEVKKFGSRLKQLGLCYKPGEYYLVVYDFMVRFHGRQNEIWFLADRCPLRAELPT, from the exons atggaattttatTGGTTATGGGTGCCGTTGGTGTTGCTGCATGTGATTGTCACGCCAGTCTGCCGGGCATTGGTGCCGGAGATATCACTCAAATCCAACAATCACGTACACCCTGCGGCGAAATCGTCTGTCACCATTGGCAATGACGTCATCTCGGAGACCAGAACACTCGGCGGCGTCGGCAAATGGCCAACGTTGAACATTACCCGAGTcagaaccagcagcagcagcacaacaaCCAAATTGGCCATTGACGACGAGAGTCGGCGCAACTTTGGCGACCCCGATCCTTCGTCCGCCGGCTTATCGTACACGATCCACCATCTGGACACTAATTCCAACCCTTCTGCTGGAGGACCCGGCAGccagagaaggaaaaagaagaagactcgTAACAAGTGGAATCATCACTCACCCAGTTCGAAATTTGGAATCGCAGCTGCAGCTGCTAAAACAACGCCGGCCGGCCAACCTTTTTGGACACGCAATGACATTTTGGAATCTCCGACCACTAAACCACCGCCAACTTATTCCGACCA GATGATGACACCGTCGACTTGCCAATCTTTGACGTCGACTTGCCCACCTTATCGGCTGCTGGAACGGCGCAAAGAATACGACGTCCGCTGGTATCCGTCGCGGAAATGGGCGTCTGCCATCGTCATGACGGAAGACGATCGCCTCCTGGCCGTCTGGGAAGGATTGGCAAAGTTGCAGGAATATTTCAACGGCTACAACGAGCCGCAAATCGCCATGAACTTGACGTTCCCGCTCCTGACTCAAGTCAAACGCGGCAAACATCCCGGCATTCTCAACCAGGAGCTGAGGGACATCACCTTGTCCGTCCCCATCCCATCTCGACACCAAATCAATCCGCCGTCACCCAACAGCGCAGAC gtCCTGCTGGATACGGTCGAGTCGAGCACCGTTTTCGTCCAGAGCTTCCGAGCCCGTCTGTGGGACTTGACGGACCGCGCCCTGCGCCACCGGGCCGACCGCTTCATGACAGCGCTAAGGAGTCACGGAGAGGCTTTTCACGACCGTTACTACTATCTCGCGGCGTTCACCAa GCCCGATAACACGGACAACAACGTCTACGAGATGTGGATTCACGCAACCCGATTAAGGGATCCAGGTCGAGTCCAGCCGGTTATCAAGTCCAGGGATCCGCCGCTCAGCAAAGTGACTCTCCGCACCCGGAAACGGCTCTGTCGTG gagtGGAATGCCCGTCGTTTGACGTCCTTCGTGTCTACAAATTCG GAATTCAAAAGCGACGCTATTTCGACACGGTTCTGATCCAGGCGGGGACCAACGAGTGCGAATTCAACAGCCTGTCCGTCTGGCGAGGATTTATGCCACTTCATCTGTACAAACAT ggcatcAACTCGCACTGGGAGGTGCTGGAAGCGACCAGACCTATCGGCATCGTCCATGTCGTCGACCGACTAACGGCCAATCAATCGTTAACGAGCGGCATCGATCAGCGTCTCGGCCAGCTgcgctacaacaacaacaacaccaccagGACATCTGCAGCAGCGGACTCGTCCGTCTCTTTTGATTGCAAGCACAATCTGACCGTTTCATTGTACCTGCCTCGACGGTTGCATTCCAACCCACCATCAGCCGGCCTGGGAGCC CCACCTGTCAAGATCAATCGCGTGAACGACTTGATCGTCTACGTACAAACAGTCGGTGGGTCCATTCTCGATCCTGTCCGTTCGACCATCGAG gtGAAGAAGTTTGGCTCACGTCTCAAACAGTTGGGACTGTGCTACAAACCGGGCGAGTACTACCTGGTCGTTTACGATTTCATGGTCCGTTTTCACGGACGCCAAAACGAAATTTGGTTCCTGGCTGACCGTTGCCCATTGAGAGCCGAGCTGCcgacttga
- the LOC124342199 gene encoding glutamate receptor ionotropic, kainate glr-3-like, with the protein MKILILFAHLNGLLVNSHLHLLKFGMLERPPHFMAKNSTGIENEPYQGSWVEAIKWLSRRQQFEYEIIPMNNNIAGNLQIVNGSALWSGASGRLLRGDFDLLGSQILLSSGRNRFFDFVGVADEEPSALLTPGLTEESPITSTITPFQPIVWPMVLISLLSVAIYFSASSRLNRLNFHRSDGNTLNLGDYVLYTIAILTNQGSVFWQPNHQSRISFRLAAGVWCLFALVMVNVYNGTLTAHITARKMSIPPGDSIEVMEKGVLAYIAFDDGLGRELILSATTGKLKKMGDLFRRHPENFVPDQETAFQKVASGCCAYNDVN; encoded by the exons ATGAAAATTCTAATTCTATTTGCCCATTTAAATGGATTGCTTGTGAATTCGCATCTGCATCTCTTGAAATTCGGAATGCTGGAG AGGCCTCCGCATTTCATGGCGAAAAATTCGACAGGCATCGAAAATGAACCGTACCAAGGAAGTTGGGTAGAAGCGATCAAATGGCTCTCAAGGCGTCAACAATTTGA GTATGAAATTATTCCTATGAACAACAACATTGCGGGAAATCTCCAAATTGTGAACGGAAGTGCCTTGTGGAGCGGAGCGTCCGGTCGCCTCCTTCGTGGG gatttcgaTTTGTTGGGTTCACAAATTTTATTGTCATCCGGTCGCAATCGATTCTTTGATTTTGTGGGAGTAGCCGACGAAGAACCCAGCGCTCTACTTACTCCCGGGTTAACTGAAGAGAGTCCCATAACATCGACTATCACACCTTTTCAACCAATC gtGTGGCCAATGGTGCTCATCTCTTTGCTGTCGGTGGCCATCTATTTCTCAGCTTCTTCAAGGTTAAACCGGTTAAACTTTCATCGTTCGGATGGGAATACGCTTAACCTTGGTGACTACGTTTTGTACACTATTGCCATATTGACAAACCAAG ggtccGTGTTTTGGCAACCAAACCACCAATCACGAATATCTTTCCGTTTGGCGGCTGGGGTTTGGTGCCTGTTTGCCTTGGTTATGGTCAACGTGTACAACGGAACGCTCACGGCCCACATAACTGCTAGGAAGATGAGCATTCCACCCGGAGATAGCATCGAAGTTATGGAAAAAGGAGTGCTCGCTTACATTGCATTTGATGACGGACTCGGCCGCGAATTGATCTTG AGCGCTACAACCGGGAAGTTGAAGAAAATGGGCGACTTGTTTCGTCGCCATCCCGAGAATTTCGTTCCTGATCAAGAAACTGCTTTTCAAAAAGTTGCGTCGGGATGCTGTGCCTACAATGatgtaaattga
- the LOC124342895 gene encoding DNA-directed RNA polymerase II subunit RPB9-like, whose amino-acid sequence MFTQNKRDDGPGFVGIRFCPSCNNMLYPKEDKENRALLYACRNCDFKTLADNHCVYVNKIMHEIDELTQIVADVISDPTLPRTEDHPCPKCTHREAVFFQSQSRRAEEEMRLYYVCTNSNCTHRWTE is encoded by the exons ATGttcacacaaaataaaagggaTGACGGACCAGGATTTGTAGGAATTCGTTTCTGTCCTAGTTG TAACAACATGTTGTATCCCAAGGAAGACAAGGAAAATCGAGCTCTACTTTACGCA TGTCGGAATTGTGATTTTAAAACTTTGGCTGATAATCACTGTGTCTATGTCAACAAGATCATGCACGAAATTGA TGAACTGACTCAGATAGTGGCTGATGTCATATCAGACCCTACACTGCCGAGAACTGAGGATCACCCATGTCCCAAATGCACTCACCGAGAGGCAGTATTTTTCCAATCTCAGTCACGACGAGCAGAAGAGGAAATGAGACTTTACTATGTCTGCACCAATTCAAATTGCACACACAGATGGACTGAGTAA
- the LOC124342574 gene encoding serine/threonine-protein phosphatase 4 regulatory subunit 4-like, with product MTHFTPFTQSFLQSILSSIDSTDPVVANAWLDTLLDVIDLLPIEVLGKEVLEIAVNKASDSQPTFSRLGSCQLVGKLGMKLEQQVIQDELIPVTQNLSQDAEWTIRASMCAQLVSIVKGLTKNGEHSDAKIPVRVVLSVLFELGDDEVEAVRLVVVETASAILQYLDEESVRTLMVPWLQRICEHASKVEDKTLPLLAQHWARISRTIQTHLRDGEKDWFVEYFYSLASLGSAHQTIKDKTNMPDVVAHTDTGQKLEIYAEVRHACAVNTVAMVPFIGAEAFSQRISTVRALAADPYFVVRRAVAANVLDLCRQLHPFSSVILSLLNQLLIDPCPDVTFALVPQIGAVIENLARLPLSSHQSPFVNEAIVLETCEAALRCEEQVMNSSSWRIQADILSQLAAFPLCLPCHPVHDLLVPHLWHRIETVRPLPCRVSAAQTLMLCVRSERRRQERSTLCSEIISRLASAKSCHMRMLFLRVCPVLFDLLSRKFIRQQFFLPLIRLAGDKVANVRLRFATLLPKLHISLRGLDVESEKRLIVELDSAVRWLVESEKDRDVKNELSSFFRWIEEQEAQNQTAEVAKRLQEEEEADKRKEMEEESVSRDLAVSETPVSPKTPAIESSGDSKRSNFFSKDEPDSSPILSPPSAASAAQPDEKPVALDPSTDEFYRDAGVRLTTPGTTMSGANHFASSIKNSAAVKSQVATGPESSRIPSIQQASRLRPPLKSSTGAATCLPHFGIARGVQQVQPQPSIAYGVTVAPPMRRDVRRPASNSAQSLSPAKSRSQENLNVPPKPRAARPVSTCLGSNDLLSVSKHHNPFIRNRHRASIGGTASFSSHKHVAPPIATLPPARSSEPTPTKWGVSRPSLAKATSVSASSSSTTTTTTTGSVKLSDMKNAMPITPVTARKLSTTSDFHSIQQFRRKQPAADKLEESAVQMIKSLNLLTTQLRKPQTAAAFSKLVTSTSKSSEATPLESSPMPRRNAWRRSLHFTTATSSPPPPPPRKNFATLPKSAQSSSHATPSSSSVGSSSNNNNNNNNNNLHHNPNPNSKLPVPAFKRNSHLGSNF from the exons ATGACTCACTTTACGCCTTTTACTCAAAGCTTCCTCCAGTCCATTCTTTCGTCCATCGACAGTACAGATCCTG tGGTGGCGAATGCATGGCTGGACACACTATTAGATGTAATTGACTTGCTACCCATTGAGGTTTTGGGTAAAGAGGTGCTGGAAATAGCAGTCAATAAGGCAAGTGATTCACAACCTACGTTCTCCAGATTGGGTAGTTGCCAGCTGGTGGGAAAGCTGGGAATGAAATTAGAACAACAAGT GATCCAGGATGAGTTAATCCCAGTAACTCAAAATCTAAGTCAAGATGCTGAGTGGACCATTAGGGCCTCCATGTGTGCACAACTGGTATCAATCGTCAAGGGCTTAACAAAAAATGGAGAGCATTCTGATGCCAAAATTCCAGTCAGGGTAGTTCTATCTGTTTTGTTTGAGTTGGGAGATGATGAAGTGGAAGCAGTGAGACTAGTTGTAGTGGAGACAGCATCAGCAATACTGCAGTATCTGGATGAAG AATCAGTCAGAACATTGATGGTCCCATGGCTGCAGAGAATATGTGAACATGCTTCCAAAGTAGAAGATAAAACCTTACCCTTATTAGCCCAGCACTGGGCTAGAATCTCTAGAACAATTCAAA CGCATTTGAGAGATGGAGAAAAAGACTGGTTCGTCGAATACTTTTACAGCTTAGCATCTCTTGGATCAGCTCATCAAACAATCAAAGATAAAACAAAC ATGCCGGATGTTGTTGCGCATACGGACACGGGCCAGAAATTGGAGATCTACGCCGAAGTGCGTCACGCCTGTGCCGTCAATACCGTAGCCATGGTGCCTTTTATTGGTGCGGAAGCGTTTTCTCAACGTATATCGACCGTACGTGCCTTAGCAGCCGATCCTTACTTTGTGGTGAGACGGGCAGTTGCTGCCAACGTCCTGGATTTGTGTCGTCAGCTCCACCCTTTCAGCAGCGTCATCCTTTCGCTACTCAACCAGCTGCTTATCGATCCGTGTCCGGATGTCACTTTCGCCTTGGTGCCTCAAATCGGCGCTGTCATTGAAAATCTCGCCCGTCTTCCCCTGTCATCCCATCAGAGCCCGTTCGTTAATGAAGCCATTGTGCTGGAAACGTGTGAAGCGGCCCTCCGCTGCGAGGAGCAAGTGATGAATTCATCCTCTTGGCGGATACAAGCCGACATTCTTTCCCAGCTGGCAGCCTTCCCATTGTGCCTTCCTTGTCATCCGGTTCACGATTTACTTGTCCCACACCTCTGGCACCGGATCGAGACAGTG CGTCCGCTTCCCTGTCGAGTTTCGGCCGCCCAAACGTTGATGTTGTGCGTGCGGAGTGAACGCCGACGTCAGGAGAGATCCACTTTGTGCAGCGAAATCATTTCACGACTCGCCTCGGCCAAATCGTGCCACATGCGGATGCTCTTCTTACGTGTCTGCCCCGTCCTCTTTGATCTCCTGTCGAGAAAGTTCATCCGCCAGCAATTCTTTTTACCCCTCATCCGTCTAGCAG GCGATAAAGTGGCCAACGTCCGGCTACGATTCGCTACCTTGTTGCCTAAACTGCACATTTCCCTGCGCGGCCTGGACGTTGAATCTGAAAAGCGACTTATTGTCGAGCTGGACTCGGCTGTCCGTTGGCTAGTCGAGTCGGAGAAGGATCGCGACGTCAAGAACGAGCTGTCGAGCTTCTTCCGCTGGATCGAAGAGCAAGAAGCCCAAAATCAGACAGCCGAAGTGGCCAAGCGATtgcaagaggaagaagaggccGACAAGCGCAAAGAGATGGAAGAGGAGAGCGTGAGTCGCGATCTGGCCGTCTCGGAAACTCCCGTCTCGCCCAAGACACCGGCGATTGAGTCATCCGGCGATTCGAAACGTTCCAATTTCTTCTCCAAAGACGAGCCCGACTCCTCCCCGATTTTATCGCCACCATCAGCAGCTTCGGCCGCCCAACCTGACGA GAAGCCAGTCGCCCTGGACCCGAGCACGGATGAATTTTACCGCGACGCAGGAGTCCGGCTGACAACACCTGGAACGACGATGAGCGGCGCCAACCATTTTGCGTCATCCATCAAGAATTCGGCAGCGGTTAAAAGTCAAGTTGCCACCGGGCCGGAATCGTCGCGGATCCCTTCCATCCAGCAGGCCAGTCGGCTGAGACCGCCGTTGAAATCGTCGACGGGAGCCGCGACTTGTTTGCCGCATTTCGGAATTGCCAGAGGTGTCCAGCAGGTGCAGCCGCAGCCCAGCATCGCCTACGGAGTCACGGTGGCCCCACCCATGAGACGAGACGTCCGCCGTCCGGCTAGCAACTCGGCCCAGTCCTTGAGCCCCGCCAAATCGCGATCGCAGGAAAATCTGAACGTGCCTCCCAAACCTCGAGCCGCCCGTCCAGTGTCCACTTGTCTGGGCTCCAACGACCTTCTGTCGGTCAGCAAACATCACAATCCCTTCATCCGCAATCGTCACAGGGCCAGCATTGGAGGAACGGCCTCGTTTTCGTCTCATAAACATGTGGCTCCTCCCATCGCCACTTTACCGCCGGCCAGGAGCTCCGAGCCCACCCCCACCAAATGGGGTGTGTCCCGTCCATCACTGGCCAAAGCGACGAGCGTTTCCGCCTCTTCATCttccacgacgacgacgacgacgacgggatCTGTGAAATTGTCGGACATGAAAAACGCCATGCCCATCACTCCGGTAACGGCCAGGAAACTGTCAACGACCAGCGACTTCCACTCGATCCAGCAGTTTAGGAGGAAACAGCCGGCCGCCGATAAATTGGAAGAATCCGCCGTTCAAATGATCAAATCTCTGAATTTGTTGACCACTCAACTACGCAAGCCTCAGACAGCGGCCGCCTTTAGTAAACTGGTCACTTCCACCAGCAAGAGCAGCGAAGCCACTCCGCTGGAATCTTCTCCCATGCCTCGCCGCAACGCTTGGCGACGATCCTTGCATTTCACCACGGCCACTTCATCGCCTCCGCCACCTCCGCCGCGTAAGAATTTCGCAACGCTCCCGAAATCCGCCCAATCCAGCAGCCACGCcactccctcctcctcctcggtcggcagcagcagcaacaacaacaacaacaataataacaacaatctTCATCACAATCCTAATCCTAACAGCAAACTACCCGTACCTGCCTTCAAGCGCAACTCACATTTAGGttccaatttttaa
- the LOC124342198 gene encoding interferon-inducible double-stranded RNA-dependent protein kinase activator A homolog, which produces MEQVSLRPSSAKQEKTFVSVFHELCKKFEFGVAKYSLVAEQGDPHSRTFLMNLTVDILGITVEGIGLTKMQAKHDAAYKMMFQIRETYRANGTLNSVPRTVILSRLEKLGTLKEDIIPKPPTEPTLNPSGVLSEWRFTRHSTLPEYRVVRTSGPSHSKTYFMTCKLSERVTEGEGKSKQAAKNDAAQKMLQILEDEEL; this is translated from the exons ATGGAACAAGTTTCCCTGAGACCAAGTTCTGctaaacaagaaaagacttttgtcAGTGTGTTTCATGAGCTTTGTAAAAAATTTGAGTTTGGAGTAGCCAAGTATAGCTTGGTGGCTGAGCAAGGTGATCCCCACAGTCGAACTTTCTTGATGAATTTGACTGTAGACATTTTGGGCATTACAG TTGAAGGCATTGGCTTAACCAAGATGCAAGCAAAGCATGATGCTGCCTATAAAATGATGTTTCAAATCAGGGAGACTTATCGAGCCAATGGAACTCTCAACAGTGTCCCAAGA ACTGTTATCTTGAGCAGGCTGGAAAAATTGGGAACACTAAAGGAAGACATCATACCCAAACCACCAACAGAACCAACTTTAAATCCATCTGGGGTTCTCTCAGAATGGCGCTTCACCAGACACAGCACTCTTCCTGAATACAGGGTTGTTCGAACTTCAGGTCCTTCTCACTCCAAAACATATTTTATGACTTGCAAGCTTAGTGAACGTGTCACTGAAG GTGAGGGAAAGTCAAAGCAGGCAGCCAAAAATGACGCTGCCCAAAAAATGCTCCAAATTCTGGAAGACGAAGAGTTGTAA
- the LOC124342666 gene encoding uncharacterized protein LOC124342666 has translation MRQTFLLWALCFSSCLLCAVAQESKSTISLEASGYVHNGSTVHYDAAAAQLELQLKMVIHPLSSKGKSHQRGNDYRVELALVDGSKKMMNDTQFAACNLAFSRFAGYCKERHIFTTIYQNYSHNHTNDVTVQFDHVYSGCYKLKINRCSHGRFTCDSNKSGVFEQYLGYLETTIQDVNVRRMNMSISLHPSLGGVEVEFVVNYLENPHQILKFNEFEVKIKNQFNHAVRKRIVNSNVVNFLNCTETDANCSLSSSENSDNKCFCLPIGNYTVEIDVLDNRCNHPIQTCASYRNPCKRHTRTPVFIDLSKSDDPVSMTVTSNVTWIWTNLLLVLLGLVFIAALVYFKSSCIFYRKLYGSSEIKAEQHTPIPLHHSPIVNTRVLLVYDTNDDSIQKKASILRQQLICSGVSIVYDAGDPEQQEDVIIRGEIHWFNGYINDPEVRIIVIQSTGLNRCHEELNRDRHNGPLQQDLDKLSSLMFVLSELIVLAASIRENGLYGRIFVISYDDLKCNSPRNLLTPYRCYELPEHYPMMMGQLFVNRNIKMG, from the exons ATGCGACAGACTTTCTTGCTCTGGGCTTTGTGCTTTTCGTCTTGTCTTCTCTGCGCTGTTGCTCAG gaATCTAAATCAA CCATCTCTTTGGAAGCCAGTGGATACGTGCACAATGGATCGACGGTTCACTACGATGCCGCAGCAGCTCAATTGGAGTTGCAGCTCAAAATGGTAATCCACCCGTTGTCTAGCAAAGGGAAATCGCATCAGCGGGGAAACGACTACAGAGTCGAGTTGGCCTTGGTCGACGGTtccaagaagatgatgaatgaTACACAGTTTGCGGCCTGCAATTTGGCCTTCTCACGATTCGCTGGCTATTGCAAGGAACGCCATATATTCACTACGATCTATCAAAATTATAGTCACAACCACACG AATGATGTAACTGTCCAGTTCGACCACGTCTACAGCGGATGTTACAAGCTTAAAATCAATCGTTGTTCCCATGGAAGATTCACCTGCGACTCGAACAAATCTGGGGTGTTCGAGCAGTACCTAGGCTACTTGGAGACAACTATCCAAGACGTGAACGTCAGGCGAATGAATATGAGCATCAGTCTACATCCAAGTCTagg GGGTGTCGAAGTAGAGTTTGTCGTCAACTACTTGGAAAACCCGCATCAGATACTCaaattcaacgaatttgaggtGAAAATTAAGAATCAATTCAACCATGCTGTGCGTAAAAGAATAGTGAATAGCAATGTTGTCAACTTCCTGAACTGTACGGAAACGGACGCCAATTGTAGCCTCTCGTCTTCAGAGAATTCAGACAATAAGTGCTTTTGTTTGCCGATTGGAAACTACACAGTGGAG ATTGACGTCCTTGACAACCGGTGTAACCACCCGATACAAACGTGCGCCAGCTATCGAAATCCATGCAAACGACACACAAGGACACCTGTGTTTATCGATCTATCCAAAAGTG ATGACCCCGTTTCTATGACCGTCACGTCTAACGTCACTTGGATTTGGACGAATTTATTACTAGTGTTGTTGGGCCTCGTCTTTATAGCCGCACTCGTCTACTTTAAAAGTAGCTGTATTTTTTACCGAAAACTTTACGGTTCATCAGAGATCAAAGCTGAGCAGCATACCCCTATACCTTTACATCATAGCCCTATCGTTAACACCAGAGTATTACTCGTTTACGACACCAACGACGACTCGATTCAGAAAAAGGCCTCAATCCTTCGACAGCAATTGATCTGCAGCGGCGTTTCTATC GTCTATGATGCTGGCGACCCAGAACAACAAGAAGATGTCATCATCAGGGGAGAAATCCACTGGTTTAACGGCTACATCAACGATCCCGAAGTCCGGATCATTGTGATTCAATCGACAGGTTTGAATCGTTGTCACGAGGAATTGAATCGAGACCGACATAACGGTCCACTGCAACAGGATTTAGACAAATTGTCAAGTCTAATGTTCGTTCTCAGTGAACTGATTGTTCTCGCCGCTTCGATTCGCGAAAATGGTCTATACGGTCGTATCTTTGTCATATC ATACGATGACCTCAAGTGCAATTCACCTCGTAATCTATTGACGCCTTACAGATGCTACGAATTGCCGGAGCATTACCCAATGATGATGGGCCAATTGTTCGTTAATCGCAATATTAAAATGGGATAA